Proteins co-encoded in one Jeotgalibacillus malaysiensis genomic window:
- a CDS encoding modification methylase translates to MKLAERGRGKFRPTSDYTIDDVRKVLFEKIEEETMNIIDDEDDLSALDQVKYDPNKFNVISLFSGCGGLDLGFELAGLIQEIGYENAMRAFDDKDTYKKVREQSIFHTLYTNDIFKEAEESYKLNFPETAVHQLKDIRKIRHFPKADLILGGFPCPGFSEAGPRLVDDARNFLYLHFIRCIMQAQPDVFVAENVKGMLTLGKGEVIKQISQDFASAGYDVQYKLLNARDYGVPQLRERVFIIGTKKGLGFKYKYPEATHGDKAHQKPHVSLEDAIGDLQGDPGPYFTGSFSSMYLSRNRKKKWSEQSFTIQASGRQAPLHPSGPDMNKLGPDQWELPGDITEHRRMSVREAARIQTFPDWFQFSNGGKSGVSENNLLDKQYKQIGNAVPVLLAQAVAGPIAEWASKHVKERNKDDVFTQISMF, encoded by the coding sequence TTGAAACTGGCAGAACGAGGAAGAGGCAAATTCAGACCAACATCAGATTACACAATCGACGACGTCCGAAAAGTATTATTTGAAAAAATAGAAGAAGAAACAATGAATATTATAGATGATGAAGATGACCTATCTGCATTAGATCAAGTTAAATATGATCCGAATAAATTTAATGTAATTAGTTTATTCTCAGGTTGCGGAGGACTTGATCTAGGTTTTGAGCTAGCCGGTTTGATACAGGAAATCGGCTACGAGAATGCAATGAGAGCATTTGATGATAAAGACACCTATAAAAAAGTTCGTGAACAAAGTATATTTCATACTTTATATACAAATGACATTTTTAAAGAGGCAGAGGAATCTTACAAACTTAACTTTCCTGAAACAGCTGTCCATCAGTTAAAGGATATACGAAAAATCCGTCACTTCCCTAAAGCTGATTTAATACTCGGCGGCTTTCCTTGTCCTGGGTTCAGTGAAGCTGGACCAAGACTCGTTGATGATGCGAGAAACTTTTTATACCTGCACTTTATAAGATGTATCATGCAAGCTCAGCCAGATGTTTTTGTAGCCGAAAATGTTAAAGGCATGCTGACTCTTGGTAAAGGTGAGGTCATTAAGCAAATTTCACAAGATTTTGCATCAGCAGGCTATGATGTTCAATATAAATTGCTAAACGCAAGAGACTATGGCGTTCCACAGTTAAGAGAACGAGTATTTATTATAGGTACAAAAAAAGGGCTAGGCTTTAAGTATAAGTACCCTGAAGCAACCCACGGAGATAAAGCTCATCAAAAACCTCATGTTTCCCTGGAAGATGCAATTGGTGACCTTCAAGGTGATCCTGGACCTTACTTTACTGGTTCATTTTCATCTATGTACCTATCAAGAAACAGAAAGAAGAAATGGTCTGAGCAGAGTTTCACTATTCAGGCTTCAGGTAGACAAGCACCCCTACACCCAAGCGGACCTGATATGAACAAACTTGGACCTGATCAGTGGGAACTTCCAGGAGATATAACTGAGCATCGCAGAATGTCAGTTAGGGAAGCAGCCCGCATCCAAACGTTTCCTGATTGGTTTCAGTTCTCTAATGGTGGGAAGTCTGGTGTATCTGAAAATAACCTGTTGGATAAACAATACAAGCAAATAGGAAATGCCGTTCCTGTTCTATTAGCTCAAGCTGTTGCTGGACCTATTGCTGAATGGGCATCAAAGCATGTGAAAGAACGTAATAAAGACGATGTTTTTACACAGATAAGTATGTTTTAG
- a CDS encoding D-aminopeptidase, with translation MKVRERGIRGGRLPVGKKNCITEINGVKVSHVTLVHQIGEPHACTGVTVILPYEGNQFREKVTAASYVLKGFGKTTGLVQLNELRVLESPIMLTNTFGVPAVT, from the coding sequence ATGAAAGTTAGAGAAAGAGGAATCAGGGGTGGTCGGCTTCCGGTTGGAAAAAAGAACTGCATCACAGAAATAAATGGCGTAAAAGTCAGTCACGTCACACTGGTTCATCAAATTGGTGAACCTCATGCCTGCACTGGAGTGACAGTAATTCTTCCATATGAAGGAAATCAATTCCGTGAAAAAGTAACGGCTGCAAGCTATGTGCTGAAGGGTTTTGGCAAAACAACCGGGCTTGTGCAGCTAAATGAGCTTCGTGTTTTAGAGTCACCTATTATGCTGACGAATACGTTCGGCGTGCCTGCAGTAACGTAG